The Dioscorea cayenensis subsp. rotundata cultivar TDr96_F1 chromosome 8, TDr96_F1_v2_PseudoChromosome.rev07_lg8_w22 25.fasta, whole genome shotgun sequence genome segment GATGGGTTCtcgataatttttaaaattgaccATATGCTCATTACTTGGTTTCTTGCCGCTCCCGACTCGGTCAGTTCCCAGCTCGAGGAGTCCCTTTCTAAGATCAAGAATAGCCTGGTCTTTGTGGGTCCAAGGGTTCCTAATCATTTTGATATGCCAGCTCCGACTAGTGATCAGCCAAACGCCCCTTCCCTTGATGACGCCCGCTTAGATTGATCTCCATAAACTTGCATCATTCTCACGAATGATGCATCTGACgtctttttttgtttggttgtgtttgttGTTCCCTTTTACATCTTACTGGATTTCACTTCTGGTGACtggcctttttcttttttcttctaatgTTGTAATCGTGttgctttctattttttgttcaaTTTGTTTACAAtaaagttatgatttatttatttttttttaaaaaaataggaaaaaggtAAATAAGAGAGGGATCGATTCTCTCTTTCTGTTAACATTAAAGTTCAACAAGTTATATATGCAATGGAAtctgataatatatattttttttcaaaaaacaagaaaacgtggataaaccactttaaagaaaagagaaaaaaatctgTATGTCTGCCTAAAAGACATCAATATCACTATTTCATTAGTTTGTAAAATTACTcttaaaagttaaacaatactatAAGGAGATACTAAATTTCTGTGTGCATGTTTCATATTTccaatagaaaaaacaataacatgcaatataatttttttccccatatctagcaaaagaatggaaaaagaaaagcatcACAATGCTCTTTAGTTGCTAAAGATTATTCCCAAAAAGTTATGTCGCCATCTTCTTAGCTGTACAATGCTTTCTTTAGttgttaaaaattattgattatagttttcatcatcatcatcatcatcatcatcatcatcatcatttcttcttcttgttcttcttcttcttgttcttcttcttctttctaaCTTTAATCTTGAGCAAGCAAAGTATCTTCTTTTACATATCCACAAATATATATctctccatcttcatcttcatcattcatcAACTGTTGCACATCTAGTAGAAGAAAACAACAAGGTAATTAAACAAATAGTTTAAAATATTcgatcctttatatatatatatatatatatctttttttaatgaaagtgGATTAATCACAATCTATTTCAAAAggatgttttatatttaatatatagttCTACGTCCATTTTATTTATGAAGACATtcagcctatatatatataattaacactGAGTTTTTCATGCAGGAATCAGCATATATCTCCCATGGCTGATATTATCAATTGGTCGTTTAGTTGGAAAGGAGggattaatataataataatagaagggAGAGAAGAGGAGGGGGACAGGGAGAGAAGAGAAGGAAGTAGTCCGGTGCTCTGAGTATCTCCGGTGGCATTGGCGTAGAGATCTAATTCCCGAAATAGTGTACAGTTTATTAATCCTCCGTTCTGAGATCTATTTAATGGGTGTCGATAATTTAACAGTTTATGTTTTTGTGGTGTGTCTGTTTTGCTTATTTCGAAGTATATTACTCAAACTTCTTGTGTTGTGATTCCTCAAGCTAATTAATCTCACGGAGAGGTAGCTTATTTTGGAGAAAATTATGTTGTGTGATTGCTATCAGTCTATTTAATATTAGTGTATTATATTGCCTTAAATCACAACGATAGCACAGAGTTTTTCATGTAGGAATCGGCTTATATATCTCCCATGGCTGATATCTTTGATATCGGAGTAATCTCATTCTCTGTTGTGCTCATCATTCTTGCCATCTTTAACTCTCACCGAAGCAGGAGCAGCAGAATCAAGTGCTTGCAATTCATCAGCAACAAGTTATTGAAAATCAAATTCAGttcaaaaataagaagaaatttattACAAATCATTGTCTCGATAGCTTTCATTCTGTCTGACTTTATGGCATCATATACTATCGTCAATACTGATAAGGACATAATTGGAGTAGGCACAGAGGGACTCTACATGGCTTGGCTCGCCTTTCTCTACTATATCAGTTGGTGCCATTGCTACTTTCTTCCCGACTTTAGAGATATTGGGAAACACATTGACTTAGATGACTTGATAAATCTGAGAAGTACATATCTGGGTTTTCTAATCTTCACAGCACTAAATAATAGTCATGAATATTCCAGATCACCAAGTCATTCTTTTCTTCTagctttgttgttgttatggTGTTCAAGTGGCTTCAAAGTTTTGGGGAGATTTGTATGTGTATCCATGGCAAAAAGAGGAGATACATTGGTTTCAAATCACATGGCCAATGACCATGGTGAGAATTATAATATTGATACTGAATATTCCATGCAAGGATATCGGTATCCAGTGATCATCGGAGCCGGGTTTAAAGCATTTTTTTTGCTCAACACTGAGAAAACCATCACCGTCACTGTTGATAAAATTTGGCGGTGCCAAGGACAGCTTCTAAGCTCTGGAAATCAGAAATCAGCTCTACTCAAGGACATCTGCCTCTCATTTGCTTTGTTTAATCTATTGCGTCGAAGATTCAACGGCTTCCCTCTCATCGAAGCTTCACTTGGAATGACAAAGGATTTCGTCCTCCGGGGACTTCTTTCCAGAGAAGATGATCTTCAGAGAGCATTCAGGGTGGTGGAGGTAGAGCTTGGATTTCTCCATGATTTCTTTTACAAAAAGAATGATATCACATTCTACTTTACCTTCTTATTAACATTAATGGGTTCTAGTGGTGTTCTTGTGGGAAGTTTTTGGCTTTTCTTGGAAACCCTTAAACATCACCAGTTATCACTACCTCAGTTTCTTGCGCTTTCCATTGTTGTACTGGAAATTTGGCAAATTTTTAACCATGTCTCCTCTGATTGGACAAAGGTGATTCTCATAAAAAAGTACGTAGAGAAACCTTCTTGGCATAATTCATGCATGGCTGAGAAGCTCATAGGGTTCATATGCAACAAGACAAGGCCTATCTTCAGACCATTGCATCTAATGTTAGGCCAGTACTCACTTCTTCAATCCTTCAATTCTATTTATACATATACTCTTCGGTATGGTGTTTTCGTAAATCCTATACCAGGTGACATGATAATATTGAGAGATGAAGTGAAGGTTGCCATTCTCCTGTCACTGAAAGCTAGTGATGGAAAACTCAGCAATGGCGAATCATCGCTATTTCGTAATGGAGTTGGTTGGAAACTCTCATGGGTTTACACACTTGAAACAAATTCAGAAGTTATATGGGTGTGGCATATAGCCACCTCAATGTGTGAAATTGCATCAGGTCCAGGTTTGAAGTTTCATTCATGTCTGAAATCACAGAGCCTTTCAAGTGGATCAGATGCATACAACCTTGTTGTTGCTGTTAGTTTATCAAGATACTGTGCTTATTTGGCTGTGTTTGCTCCTGAACTTTTACCAGATGAACAGGCTGTTCCCTGGAGCATCTTCAGGAAGTTAAGGCTTGAATCTAGTGAAAAGCTTAGAGATTGTAAATCAATGAAGGAGAAGCTtgacaagatgaagaagatgggtGTGAGTGAAGGATCATCAGAGAATAATACTTTGCTTATGACAGGTATAAAGCTGGGGAAGCAATTACTGGAAGAGATTGAGGATGAAAGTGAGAGGTGGAGAATTCTTGCAGATTTATGGGCAGAGTTGATGCTTTACTTGGCTCCATCAGAAGAGCTTGAAGCTCATGCAGACCATCTTGCAGATGGTGGAGAGTTCATTACTTATCTCTGGGTCTTGCTCACCCATGCAGGAGTTTTTAAAAGaccttaaaaatatatatcctcTATTGATATATATTCAAGTGTTTCTCTTTGATTTACATGCATTGCATACATACTATACTATACGTACTAATTAGTTCTACTTTCTGCTTTTGTTGATGCATGGTAGTATGATTGCATTGTACCCATGCCAGTTAGTATGtgcttttctatatatatatatacatatatgcatgggTTGTATCCTTGTAtatatctgtttttttttatttataaatatacatatatagctacatcctacatatatatttactaatgggttctctttatttatttatttatttattttaattaataggcAATAAgtgctttttttataaatacaaacaaTGACGAGAGACAGTCTTGAAGTCGAGATATCATTATATATCAGATATAAAAAAATCTGGGATAAATAATGTATAAACAATACGGAAAACAGTGTTGCCAGGAGAGAGACTTGAATAGATGATTTAATGTCATACtattaaactatttattttattttttatttttgatacaTTGCCAAAAAGATTTCCCAAGCTGTGGAACATCAAAATTAAAGTATACAAAAAGTCACAATAAAGTTAAGAACTTTAAGAGGAgtgcaaacaaacaaattatgACCTCATTAACAGTAAGATTTAGCTTTACGTATAATCTTTAGCTTCGTTGTGAGATTCTTCTTTAATTGTCATTTTGCCACAAAgagttaaattaaattatatttttttgggacgTTTGGTTTACAAATTAAACATGTGTTTTAGAGGAAGTTCCCTTTTATGACAAAGAGAGGAGCTAATTAATTAACTGCATCATGAGTATTGGGAGGTAGCTAAATGAAAAGTTAGGAGCAGCCATGCATTTGCTAATTCTTTGCCCCTTTAGCTGAGCATATTTGGTATTTCTTCACCTGGATTTTCATGCTTCCCAACCCACCTGCGACCTTGCATGAGTTGTGGGGTTAATGGACTTCCCACGTCTCACCTTCGCAAAGGGAGACATGCACCTTACTTATTAAAGCtataatttggaaaatatgaCTGAAAAgacacatatatttttcataataaattttctttgtGCTATgctattattatgaaaattatttatatctttcAGTTATAATTTAATGCAGCCCTTGAAGTAAAATGCTAGAGACTCagtaataatagaaaaatacaacttaGAGTTCTTTGGTTACTATATCGATCTAGATGATTACACATAGAGGATAGATAAGTCAGGAGTTAGGGTTTTAGCTAATCCGATCCCCAAGTGAATTGGGTCTTGTTttgatgattttcttttattttatatttttcatttttttttaatgttctagTGTTTTCTGTTGTTAGTCTTCAATTCTAGTACactatttttgttatattctcttttctcttgtattatatatatttttttaaagttttttatacTCTCTTTTCTCAATgaatatggtttatttatttatttttttaaaaaaattcaagatcaCAGTACTGATCCCAACACATTACTTCAGTGGATAATAAAAGATTGCATTAATTAGACAAGGACTATTACACTTGTTACTTGTCAGAGAATAGCCATGCAACTTGAAAAGAAGATTAAATTTGTGCTTTATTAAACATCTAATTAACAAGTGTTCTAAACTCAAACCAAACCACCAACTTCAT includes the following:
- the LOC120266831 gene encoding uncharacterized protein LOC120266831; protein product: MADIFDIGVISFSVVLIILAIFNSHRSRSSRIKCLQFISNKLLKIKFSSKIRRNLLQIIVSIAFILSDFMASYTIVNTDKDIIGVGTEGLYMAWLAFLYYISWCHCYFLPDFRDIGKHIDLDDLINLRSTYLGFLIFTALNNSHEYSRSPSHSFLLALLLLWCSSGFKVLGRFVCVSMAKRGDTLVSNHMANDHGENYNIDTEYSMQGYRYPVIIGAGFKAFFLLNTEKTITVTVDKIWRCQGQLLSSGNQKSALLKDICLSFALFNLLRRRFNGFPLIEASLGMTKDFVLRGLLSREDDLQRAFRVVEVELGFLHDFFYKKNDITFYFTFLLTLMGSSGVLVGSFWLFLETLKHHQLSLPQFLALSIVVLEIWQIFNHVSSDWTKVILIKKYVEKPSWHNSCMAEKLIGFICNKTRPIFRPLHLMLGQYSLLQSFNSIYTYTLRYGVFVNPIPGDMIILRDEVKVAILLSLKASDGKLSNGESSLFRNGVGWKLSWVYTLETNSEVIWVWHIATSMCEIASGPGLKFHSCLKSQSLSSGSDAYNLVVAVSLSRYCAYLAVFAPELLPDEQAVPWSIFRKLRLESSEKLRDCKSMKEKLDKMKKMGVSEGSSENNTLLMTGIKLGKQLLEEIEDESERWRILADLWAELMLYLAPSEELEAHADHLADGGEFITYLWVLLTHAGVFKRP